Sequence from the Burkholderia stabilis genome:
CGCGGCCAACAACCGCCACACGATCGGTGCGCTCGAGCGAATCTTCGAATCGGGGATGCGCGAATTCCTGAAAGCGAAGGAAAAACGCATCAGCGATCCGGGCCTCGTGCTCGACGGTGCGCGCCGCGCGATGCGCGCGTCGTTCCAGCGTGAAATGGACGTGCTCGAAGCAAACCTCGCATTCCTCGCATCGGTCGGCTCGGTCAGCCCGTACATCGGTCTGTTCGGCACGGTCTGGGGGATCATGAACTCGTTCCGCGGCCTCGCGAACGTGCAGCAGGCGACGCTCGCGAACGTCGCACCGGGCATCGCCGAGGCGCTCGTCGCCACCGCGATCGGCCTGTTCGCCGCGATTCCGGCAGTGGTCGCGTACAACCGCTACGCGCACGACATCGACCGCCTCGCGATCCGCTTCGAGACCTTCATCGAAGAGTTCTCGAACATCCTGCAGCGTCAGGCCCAGTAAGGAGCGCGCCATGGCAGGAAGCCCCATCCGATCCAGCATGCGCGGCGGCCGCTCGCGCCGCGCGATGGCCGACATCAACGTCGTGCCGTACATCGACGTGATGCTGGTGCTGCTCGTGATCTTCATGGTCACCGCACCGCTCGTCGCCCCGTCGATCATCAACCTGCCGACCGTCGGCAACGCCGCGCCGCAGGAGCAGACGCCGCCCGTCGTCGTCAACATCAAGGCCGACCGCACGATGAGCGTCAAGTACAAGGGCGACTCGGGCGCGACCCAGGAAGACACGATGACGAAGGCCGAGCTCGACAGCTTCATCTCGGCCCGGCAGGCCGATCATCCCGACCAGCCGGTCGTGATCGCGGCCGACAAGACCGTGCAGTACGATGCGGTCATGACCGTGATGTCGGATCTGAAGGCGCGCGGCGTCAAGCGCGTCGGCCTCCTCGTCAAATCGCAATGAACGCGCAGCAATCCACGCGCAGCACCGGCTATCCGCCTCGGCCTCCTCGCGAGCGCGGCACGTGGCGCGCGTTCGCGCTCGCCGCGCTGATGCACGTGCTGCTCGCGCTGTTTCTCTATCACGGCGTGCAGTGGCAGAACAGCACGCCGGCCGGCGCCGAAGCCGAACTGTGGACCGAGATGCCCGACGTACCCGCACCGCGGCCTGTCGTCACGCCCACGCCGCCCGCGAAGGTCGCGCCGCCCCCTCCCCCGGTACGGGACGAGCAGGCCGACATCGCGTTGCAGCAGAAGAAGCGCCAGCAGGAAGCGGCCGCGCGCGAAGCGCTGCTCGAGCAGCAGCGCCGCGCGCAGCAACTGAAGGCGCAGCAGGAAGACGACGCCCGGCGCGCCCAGCTTGCCGCGCAGCAGGCAGCCGCACTCGCCGCGCAAAAGGCCGCCGACCGCGAAAAGCAGAAGCAGGCCGACAAGCTCAAGCAACAGCAGCTCGCCGAGCAGCAGAAGCTCGAACAGCAGAAACTCCAGCAGCAGAAGCAGGCGCAGCTCGAAGCGCAGCAGGCGGCGAAAGCGAAGGCTGACGCGGCCGCGAAGGCAAAGGCGGAAGCCCAGGCCAAGGCGAAGGCCGAAGCCACGGCACGCGCGAAGGCCAGCGCGGCGGCAAACGCGAAGCTCGACCGCGAGCGCAGCGCGCGTCTCGCGCAGATGCAGGGTCTGTCCGGCGCCGGTGAAGGCGGCGGCGAAGGCCTCGCGAAAAGCGGCACGGGCACGGGTTCCGGCGGCAACGCCGCGACGCCCGGCTATGCCGACAAGGTGCGCCGCCGCGTCAAGCCGAACATCGTTTGGGGTGGCGAGCGCGCAGGCCTGACCACCGTCGTCAAGATTCGGTGCACGCCGTCCGGTGACGTATTGAGCGCATCGGTTTCCCGTTCCAGCGGGAATTCGGGGTGGGATCAAGCCGTGGTCAATGCGATCCACGCATCGGTCCCGTTGCCGCCCGATTCTAACGGTCGTACCCCGTCGGACATTACGATTACCTTCAAGGCGGCGGAGTGAAAGGAAATACGCTTACACTCCGGGCGTCGCTGTCAGACGGGAACGAATCGGGTATTTTTACTGTCTCTCTGCGGTTGCGCAGCGATCCAAGTCATACGGGAAGCAAGAAGCATGAGTTTGATGACAAAACTAGGTTTCAGGGCACTCGTGGCCTCGTGTCTGATTGCGGCGGGCAACGCCGCTAACGCCCAGGTCAACGTGCTGATCACCGGTGTCGGGTCGACCCAGTTCCCCATCGCCACCGCGAACTTCGCGAACGAGGCCGGCCTGCCGCAGCAGGTCACGTCGATCGTTCGCGCCGACCTCGCCCGCAGCGGCAAATTCACCAACGTCGACGCGGGCAGCACGCCCGTGCCCGAGACCGCATCGGTCGATCTCGGCGCATGGAAGGCCAAGGGCGCGAATGCATTCGTCGCCGGCAGCGTGAACCGCGAGGCGAACGGCCAGTACAAGGTCAACTTCATCCTGTACGACACCGTGAAGCAGCAAAGCCTCGGCGGCCTGTCGCTGACGGCCACCGACACCACGCTGCGCACGGCCGGCCACAAGATCGCCGACTACATCTACCAGAAGCTGCTCGGCGTGCGCGGCGTATTCGCGACGCGCCTGTCGTACGTGATCAAGACCGGCAACCGCTACCAGCTGCAGATCTCGGATTCGGACGGCCAGAACGCGCGCATCGCGCTGTCGAGCACCGAGCCGATCATCTCGCCGGCCTGGTCGCCGAGCGGCACGAAGGTCGCGTACGTGTCGTTCGAGCGCAAGAAGCCGATCGTCTACATCCATGACCTGCCGACCGGCCGCCGCTACATGGTCTCCGACCAGAAGGGCAACAACAGCGCGCCGGCATGGTCGCCGGACAGCAACACGCTCGCGGTCGCGCTGTCGCTGACGGGCAATACGCAAATCTATACGGTCAACGCGAACGGCGGCGGCCTGCGCCGTCTCACGCAGAGCAGCTCGATCGACACCGAGCCGTTCTACTCGCCGGACGGCCGCTGGATCTACTTCACGAGCGATCGCGGCGGTGCGCCGCAGATCTACCGGATGCCCGCACAAGGCGAAAGCGCCGGCGCCGCACAGCGCGTGACCTTCACCGGCAGCTACAACACGAGCCCGCGCGTGAGCCCGGACGGCAAGCTGCTCGCTTACATCTCCCGCACCGGCGGGGGCTTCAAGCTGTACGTTCAGGATCTGCAATCCGGCGCGGCGAACGCCATCACGAATACGAATCGCGACGAATCGCCGAGCTTCGCGGCAAACGGCCAGTACCTCCTGTACGCTACCCAGTCGGGTGGTCGCAACGTTCTGGCTGCAGTGCCCTCCGACGGCAGCGCGCCGCCGCAAATCCTGTCCGTCCAGGGCGGCTCCGTTCGCGAGCCGTCGTGGGGGCCCTTCATGCAATGACCACAAGGAGAGTAACCATGATGTCGAATAAAGCTCGTCTGGCCTTGGCCGTGATGATGATCAGCGCGCTCGCAGCGTGCAAGTCGGGCGTGAAGCTCGACGACAAGGCGAACAACGCGGGTGCGGTCAGCACGCAACCGAGCGCCGACAACGTCGCGCAAGTGAACGTCGATCCGCTGAACGACCCGAACAGCCCGCTCGCGAAGCGCAGCATCTACTTCGACTTCGACAGCTATTCGGTGAAGGACGATTACCAGTCGCTGATGCAGCAGCACGCTCAGTACCTGAAGAGCCACCCGCAGCGTCACGTGCTGATCCAGGGCAACACCGACGAACGCGGCACGAGCGAGTACAACCTCGCGCTGGGCCAGAAGCGTGCGGAAGCCGTCCGCCGCGCGATGGCGCTGCTCGGCGTGAACGATTCGCAGATGGAAGCCGTGAGCCTCGGCAAGGAAAAGCCGCAGGCAACGGGTCACGACGAAGCATCGTGGGCGCAGAACCGTCGCGCCGACCTCGTCTACCAACAGTAAGTAACGGAAGAATCGCCGTATGACGCACCGTGTAACCTGGCTGCGTGCAGCCGCAGCCTTCTGCGTCGCCGGCGCGGCGTGGTCGGCCGCGCCGGCGCACGCCGGCGTGTTCGACGACAACGAAGCGCGCCGCGCCGTGCTCGACCTGCGCAGCAAGACCGACAACCTGGCGAGCCAGTTGTCCGCCGCCCAGCGTACGATCCTCGATCAATCCGGCCGTCTCGACCAGCTGAACCAGCAGGTCGCGACGCTGCGCGGCGAGAACGAGGACCTGACGAACCGGCTGACGACACTCGAACGGCAGCAGAAGGAGTACTACCAGGATCTCGACACGCGGCTCAAGAAGTTCGAGCCGCAGCAGGCGACGATCGACGGTGTCGAAGGCACCGTGCAGCCGGGTGAAACGGATGCGCTCAGCGCGGCGCAGCAGCAGTTCCGCAACGGCAACTTCAAGGCGGCAGCGGCTTCGTTCCGCAGCTTCATCGCGAAGTATCCGCAGAGCCCCTACCAGCCGACCGCGCAGTACTGGCTCGGCAATGCGCAATACGCGCTGCGCGACTACCGCGGTTCGACCGCGACGTGGCAAGGGATCGTCAGCAAGTACCCGCAGCACCCGCGCGCAGCCGACGCCCTCGTGGCGATCGGTACGAACCAGCTCGAGCAAGGCCAGAAGGCGGCCGCAAAGAAGACGTTCGAGCAGGTCGTGTCGCAGTACGCCGGGTCGAACGCAGCACAGACGGCGCAGGGCAAGCTCGAAACGATCAAATAATTATCGTGTCGGATTGTTGACTGACCGGCAATCCGCCGCTATAATCTTTTGCTCTTTAGGTCGTTGCTCAATTGATCGAGCAGCGACTCCGAGTTTTTTCGTTCTCAAGCAGTTTTTGAGGGCGTGGGGTGGTAACTCAGTTGGTTAGAGTATCTGACTTTTAATCAGAGAGTCGAGGGTTCGAGTCCCTCCCACCCTACCAATTATCTTTTCGATAGTTGCAATTGAAGCCTCCCGCGCGGAGGCTTTTTTGCGTCTGCGTCCTGGCGCGTCGAGATCGGAATTTCGACTCGCCATTTCCGGTCAGATACGCAAGCACCGGGCACCCTGCGCGACTCGCCGGACGAACGTCGCCCTTCCGCGTTTCTCTTCACATTCGGGCAATCGCCCCGGAACGCTACCGCTGCCAAGCCTCATTTCTTTTGCTCCGCCGGCCGGGGGTCTCGCATCTTCATTCTGCATTCCCGCCACGCACTCGCTTATCCACGGCCGCACCTCGGCCGAAGCGGTTGCCCCGTGAAGCCGCCATACAGAAACGCAACCATGAAAACGCTCGGCATGATCGACTCGAACCAGTCGTTCATGAACGTATCGACTTCCGCGGTGGCGCGCGGCCTGGCCGGGTCATGGCGCACCGGAACCGTGCGCCCACCGCGACCGACACGAAACTCGCCGGAAGCGACACGGGCTCGCCGCTTTGCGTCACGAAGGCGATCTGCGGGTGATGCCCTCCGTCATTCAACCGGACGACCGTTCCCGGTGCGGCAACGGACGCCGCGATGAAAGCGAACCGTTCGCTGATCGCGGTCACACCCCACACCGTCAGGATCACGCCGATCACCAACACGACGAAATTGAACCTGCGGGTCTGGTCATCCACCAGGCGTCCCGATACCGAACGGCACATGCGCTGCGCGCCGGCAAGCAAGCCGCAATCGCAATACGCGTCACGGCTGATGCGCGTTCACCGCCACGGCCCCTTCCGACGTCGCCGCCGCAACGGGCACCTGCGCTACCGCCGCACCCGGCGCGCGCACCCGCATGATCCCCGCCTCCCCCACTTCGACGAACAGATCGTCGTGCGGCGTGACGACCATCCCCGCCGGACGATTCAACGAACCCGGCAATACCCCCGGCCGATTGCCGCGTGACCCGAGCTGTCCGGCGATCACCGCGGCCTCGCCCTTCGCGTCGATCCGCAACACGGTATGGTTTCCGCCGTCGCTCACGTACACGTTGCCGCTCGCATCGGCCGCGATCCGGTCGGGCATGCACCACGTCCAGTCGCAACTGATCAGGTTGTTGCGCAGCCGGTCTTCCTCGTCGCGCGACTTCGCATTCGCGAGCGCGCCGTAGTACGCGTGCTCCGCGGCCGGCCACGGCCCCGGCAGGAAATGGATGCGGTGGGCGCCGGTCGAGGGGTCGATCTGCCAGATCACGTCGCGGCTCAATACGTAGAGCTGTCCCTGCGGGCCGATCGCCAGATCCTCGTAGCTCCCCGGCCGTCGCCTGCTCGCGACGAAACGCTCGACGTCTTCGCGTGGAATCTTGTACTGCTGCTCCTCGCGTGCCACCGTCGCAACCGTTCCGGTCGAGAAATCGAGCCGACGGATGCGCGCACCGCGGCCCGCCACGTACGGGCTGTCGTCGAGCACGTACAACCGGCCGTCGCGATCGAAACGCAGGTAGCGCGGCCGCCAGAAGGTCGCCTGCGCGAACGGGCCGTCGACCCGCGTCTGGTCGCTGACCGTGCCGCTCACCGTCTGCACGTTGCCCTGCGGATCGATACGCCGGATCAGCGCATTGCCGCTGTCCGCGACGTAAAGGTTGCCCGACGCATCCAGCGCAAGCCCCGACGGATAGCGAAAGCGCGCATTCAACCGCGGCCCGTCGCTGCGGCCTTTGTCGTCCGGCGCGCCCGCCCAGAGCTCGCCCTTGCCGTCCGGCGCGATCCGGTAGATCGCGTCGTCGAGACGATCGACGTAGTAGATCGTGCCGTCGGCGGCAACCGCGAAGTCGTCGTCGACCGATCCCGGCAACCGCGCGGCCTTCGCGTCCGCCGCATCGGCCACCATCAGCCCGTCGCTGCGGTTGCTCACCCCTGCATACGCGAGCAGCCGGCCGTCCGGCGCCGCCTGCAGCACGACCTCACCGCTGCCGGTCGTCACCAGCCTGCGCCCCGATCCGTCGATCGCCAGCGACGTCAGGTCGCGATCGTCCGAGCGTCCGCGGCGCGACGCCGGTTGCGCGATGCGCACGGTCGCGCCCGGCTTGCCGTCGGCGCCGACGGTCACGATCGAACGTGCGCTCGCCGCGATCATCTGTCCCGCGCCGTCGAACGCCAGCGCAATGTAGCCGGGATCGTCCTGCTCGTCGTTTGCTTCGGTGTTCTTGTCGCCCGCCCCGGCAGGCGCCGCCCCGATGAACGGCACGCTGCCGGCCAGCGCCGCGACCGGGCCGGCTTCGGGCGGCACGCGCACGGCGGCGGCGGCCGCTTCGCTCGCGGCCTTCGCATCGTCCGACGCATCGGCAGCCTTGCACGAAGGCAACGGCGTGTAGCCGTCCGGCGTCACATGGCCGAACGTCTTGCCGTCGGTGATCCAGATCGCGCCATCCGGGCTCGCCGCGATCGCACGGATGCCCGACGGCGTGCAATCGCCGTCCGGCTGCTTCCACGTCGCGACCGATCCGTCGGCGCCGACGATGCGCAAATGGCCCGAATACTGCTCGCGCGTCCAGAGCCGACCCTGTCCGTCCAGCGCGATCGCGTCAGGATGATCGAGCTGCCCGACACCGCGCGGACCGTCTGCATCGCCCGGTTTGCCCGGCACGCCGGCAATCGTGGCGACGGTGCCGTCCGGCCGGATCGCGCGCACCAGCGAGTTGCCGGTGTCGGCCACATAGACGGTGCCGTCCGGCGCACGCACGGCGTCGCCCGGCTGGTCGAAACGCGCGGCGGCGGACGCACCGTCCAGGTACGCGCGTACCCCGCTCCTGCCGGCCAGCGTCGTCACGCGGCCCTGCGCATCGATATGCCGCACGGTCGACGCGTACGTGTCGAGCACGAGCACGCCGCCGTCGCGGTCCGCATGCAGCTTCAGGCTGCCGGCGAAACGCGCAGCCGTGCCGGTGCCGTCGAGATTGCCTTCCGAACCCGGCGTGCCGGCCACCCATTCGAGCGACGGCCCGCCAGCCAGCGGAAAACCGCCGCACGCGCTCAACAGCACGGCCACGGCCGCGCATGTGGCGATGCGCAAACCGACTCCGTTCGCATTCCGGATCATCTTCTTCTCCTTGCCCGTTCCATTCGTACCCGCTGCCGACACGCGCAACGCGCGGGCATCCGGGCGATTTTCTTCGCTCATTGCGACGCGGCCTGCGCGGCCGGTCGGCAGAACAGCTCGCCGCTGGCGGCCACATAGTCGGCCAGCCGCCCCGGATCGCGCGCATCGAACAACGACACGCTGCCGGCCTGGCTCGCATTGAGCACGGCGAGCCGGCTACCGTCGGGGCTGAACGCCAGCGCAAGCGGCCATTCACCAGTGCGATACGCGGCGCGCAGCATGCCCGTCGCGCGATCGGCGATCAGCACCGTGTTTTCCTGCGGCAGGCTGAACGCCACCGTGCGGCCGTCCGGGCTGAACGCGAAGTGATAACTCGTCAGCGCGCGGCAATACTGCGCGGCCTGGCGCGGCCGAAGCGTGTTCGCGTCATAAGCCGCGATGCCGTCACGAAACAGCGCGACCAGATCGCCGGAACCCGGCTCGACCGCGACGTCGTATGCATCGGCATCGGCGATCGTACCGACCTGCGCGCGCGTCTGCGTGTCGAATGCGTCGATGCCACCCGCCACGCCGTTCGTCACGAACAGGCGCCGGCCGTCCGCAGACAGTGCCAGTGCGGCAGGCCGCCCGAAGGGCTGGTTGCCGGCATTCCCGCCGCTCAGCGCAATCGGCTTGCCGAGCGTGCGGAACGTCGCGAGATCGACGACGGATACCGAGTTGGCGACCACGTTCAGGACATACGCGCGCGCGCCGTCCGGCGACACGGCGACGGCCTGCGGAAAGCGCTGCACTTTCGCGACGCCATCGACACGCGCGCTGTCGAGATCGAGTCTCGCCAGCGAATCGGCGCGCATCGAGCTGACGTAAGCATGGCGCTCGTCGGTGGCGATCGCGATACCCGTCGCGCCGATCCCGCGACAGAAATTGTCGGGGCAACCATCCCTGGCCGCTTTCGCCGGTGGATCGCCGAGATCGCGCACACGACGCGCGGCGGCAACGTCGATCACCGCAACGGCGTTGTCGCCGTTGCTGGTGACGTACAGATGCTTGCCGTCCGGCCCGAACGCGATACCGGCCGGGCCGTTGCCGACCGGGATGACGGCCGGCGCATCGGTCCTGGCCGGCTCCGTTTGCGCGTATACGCCGGCCGCCAGCATCGTGAACGCCACCGAAAACATGGCCCGCCGCACGACACGCGGCTTGAAATCCACCTTCACGTTATTGCTCCTCGAATATAGGCACGTGCCACACGACACGTCAGCGCACGCTCACGTCGCGCAGCACCGCCCCGTATCCCGCGTACAGATTGGCATCGGGCAGCAACTGCCGCTGCGCGAGTTGCCGATGCACGATCGGCAGGTTATGGAACGGCATCCTCGCGAACAGGTGATGTTCGATATGAAAATGAATCGCATGCGGGCCGAACAGGAACGTCTGCCACGAACGCCGGCCGATCGTGCGCGCGTTGCGGCTCTGGTCCGAGCCGGCCGGCAGCCCCGCGTGCTCGAAAATCGCGCGCACCTGCCCGGCAAGCGGCAGAAGCGTGACGGACGGCGCGATCCACAAGGCGACGTACAGCAGCGGATGTCCGGCCAGCGCGAGCGCGCCGAACAGCACACCGTTGGCGGCCAGCATCGACGCGACTTCCCACGCGGCATACGCACGCGACTTCCGAACCTTCGGCAACGCATGCGCGAACTCGCCGCGCGCGAGCTTCACGACGCTCGTCACGTAGCCGATGCCGCACGCGTACGCGAGCAGGCGACCGATCAGTTGCCTGCGCGTCACCGGATAGTCGTGAACGCCGAACAGCAGTGCAACGGGATCGTCCGCCTGCATCGGCGCGCGATGATGCTTCAGATGACCCGCTCGATACGTGCGCAGCGACAGCCACAGCGGTCCTGCCGCGAACACCTGGCCAAGCACGTCGTTGATGCGACGGCTCCGCGCGAGCGACCCGTGCGCGCCTTCGTGCATCATCACGGCAAGCGCGAGCTGGCTGCGCGCGATCACGATCGCGGCGCACGCATACGCGAGCGGATGCGCAAACGCGATCGCACCCGCGAACGCCGCGGCAATCATCAGCCAGTCGCCTGCCAACGCCGCGCCGACGCGCAAAGCGTTCACGCGGAACAACGCGGGATCGGGCACGAACCGCGCAAGCTCGGCGTTCGATCCGGCATGGTGAAGAAGGACGTCCGTCATGCGAGCCTCCTGCGCGGCGAACGCCGCTCGACCCACAGCGCACTGACTGCTGCGAGCGCCACGCCGCCCGCCACGTCGGCGACCGTATGCTGCTTGAGCGTCAGCGTCGACGCACAGATCAGCACGCCGATCGCCGCCACCGCGAGCCGGCGCCGGTCCGCCAGCATCCGGCAGGCGAGGCACGTCACCGCGACATGCAGGCTCGGAAAACCGTTCGCCGCGAGATCGAGCTGCCACATGCGCGCGAGACGATGCCGCACGAACGCGTTGCCGATCTCCGCGACGTCCGGCCGCGGCACGATTTCCGGAAACAGCAGGAAGCAGACGACACCGGCCACGAACGCGATCAGCACGGCCTCCTTGAACGCGGCGAACGCAGGCGGCCGCGCGTATGCGGCGAGCGCAATCACGAACGGAAAGAAACCGACATAGACGAACCACGACCACGCGATGAATGGAATCCGCGCATCGATCTCCGTGGCAAACACATAGCGCGGCGTGACACCGCGTTCCAGCAGAAAGAAGATCACGAGGCCCGCGGCCATGCCGAACGTCGCGGCCAGCATCTGCCGGATATCGAGCCGGCGATCGTCACGAAACGACAAGGTGCTCATCTCGGTGCCGGCGCCTCGCATCGCGCTTCCGCGTCGGCCGTCTGCGCACGCGCGTGCAACGCGAGAATGCACGACGTCCATGCCTCCACGCGCGCACGTGCATGCTCGCGGCCGGCGATCGTTCCCGCCGGCGTGCCCGGATCGCGCATCAGGTCGGCGGCGGCCTGCCCGACCTCGTGCCGGAACGCGGCCGCATCGCCGCGCCACGTGACGACACGATGCACGAGTTTCAGCCGCGCCGCGCGCGCGGCGTTGCTCGCCTGTTCGGGCTGATCGGTCTGCACGAGCAGGATCGGGCGACGATATACGCGCGCGATCGACAGCGCGGCCATGCCGGGCGCCGATACGATCAGCGGCGCATGGGCGGCGCGCGCGGCCCAGTCGGCGTCGACGCCGATCCAGCCGTCGCGCCCGGCGTAGCCCTCGCCCACGCGATGCGCGGCGAGCCCCGCGTCGCGCATGCCGGCCGACAGCGCATCGGCGAGCGCGGCATCGCAGAAATGCGGATTCAGATAAACGGCTGCGGCCGTCGGCGCCGCAGCCGGCCGTTCGGCGACGACCGGCACCGGCGTCGGCAGCCGGTAATGCACGTGCGATCGCCGTGCATCGTCGTACGCGTCGTACGCGAAATCATGCTCAATGCAGCACAGCGCCGAATCGATCTGCCAGTCGACGATCCGTGCGAAAGCGCGTGCCAGCGCGCGCGGCAACCGCTCGTCGAAATTCGCGGTCAGCGCACGGCGAAGGCTGCCGCCATACACGTGGACGACGCGCCGCCGCCAGCCCGGCACCACGCCCATGAACAGCAACGCCGGATGAAACGAGTCGTTGATCACGAGATCGGCATCGCGCACGATCGCACGCAGCCGCGCGATGTCGCGCAGCATGCGTGTCGGCCTGAACACGTATTGCGCGACATTGCGATCGGTCGCATCGCGCAGCATGTTCTGCCGTTCGTCGAACTGCACCGCGTAGTGATGCGACAGCACGGCTGCGTCGATACCGAATGCAGCCAGGAATGCCTGCCCTTCATCGGACGTCGTCAGCACGTCGACCTGCGCGCCGGCCGTGCGCAACGCATGCACGAGCAATTGCGCGCGCATCAGGTGGCCGCGCGCGTCGGCCGTCGCGAGATAGACGATGCGCGGCATCATGCGCGCGGACGCAGCGACTGGACCCATCCGGCCGCGTACATCGCCAGCGCGCCCGTCACGCCGAAGCCGGCTTCGATCGCGCGAATCTCGTCCAGCAATGCGGCAAGCTGCGCGGCCTCGGACGGCGCCACGAGACGGCGCAGCGTATCCGAACAAAGCCGGACGTGCCGCGTCTCGTCGGCAAGCACGCGCGCGAGCAGCGGATACAGCGGATGCGCTTCGCCGATCGTCGCGCAGTGGCGGGCGAGCACGCGCATCGCCATCTGTTCCGCGCACAGGCCCGTCGCATAGGCCGGCACGAGCACGCCCTGCGCAAAATGCGGTGCATGGCGCTGCGCGAGCCGGCGCCATCGCATGATCTTGCGCCGGCTCAACCAGTCGGGCGCGTGCGGCTTCGTCGATGGTGTAACGCCACGCACGCGCAGCGCATCCGCAAACGCGTCCGCGTGACGGCGCTCGTCCGCGAGATGCTGCTCGATGCGCGGTGCGAGCCAGTCCGGCGGTTGTCCGGTCCAGTCCTCGTGCAGCGCGCACTCGGTCGCTTCCTCGCCGATCAGGTACATGCGCAGCATCCAGCGCTCGCCATGCGTGCTGCGATGCAGCTGCCGGATCGCAGCACGCTTGATGCGATCGACGAGATACGCGCGCACCCGCGCCGCGCCGCGCGGCACGGGCGCATCGAGACAGTCGAAGCGTTCGCCGTGCGCCACCTGCCGTGACGCGGGCAACTCGCCTGCCGTGCTCATACCGGCACGCCCCGCGCGGATGCGGATTTCGACGCGGATGCCGCAGCGGCCGCCGGATCGCGACGCCAGCCGAGAATCAGGCCGACGAAGCTTTCCTGCATGAACGCATGCGCAGACGCGGCCGCACCCGCGAAGGGTTCCTCGCGGCCGTTCACGCGCAGATAGCCGTTGCCGTCGCGTGCGCCGAATTCGATCCGGTCGTTTTTCCTGAAGCCGCGTTCGCGCAGGTCTTTCACGAGCGTGCTGCCATCGAGGCCGAACAGGAACAGCTCGCGCTGCGCGACCCACACCGGGATGTGATTGCTCAGCGCATCGAAGCGAACCGACCACGTGCCGGACGCCAGTGCGCGATCGACATCGGCGTCGCGCGGCGCATTCGACGTGAAGCTCGCGCGCGCAACCGATTTCGTCAGGCCGCCGACACCGAGCGCGATCGTGATGTCGTCCGCCGACGGCTGCTTCGGATCGGTCGCGCTCACCTTCACGAGATGCCGCGCGAGCCGCGACGCCAGCGACGGATGCGCGAACAGCGCGAGCGTTTCGTCCGGCGTGAGCACGTCGCGCTCGCCGTCGCCCTCCTTCACGCGCACGCGGTACGGATCGATCCGCACGTCGGTGAACGTGCCGTGCACGGGCGCATGGACGTACACGTCGCGATCCCATTTCGCGCCGTCGCGACGCAGCAGCACGTGCACGCTCAACGGTACGCGCCGGCCGCCGCCGTCGACGCCCGTGCCCTGCAGCAGCACGTCGCCGAGCACGTCCTTCGTGCGGCGATTCGCGTCGCTCGAAAACACGATCGCGTGCGCGTCGGTATCGATGCTCGCGTGAACGTCGGGC
This genomic interval carries:
- a CDS encoding fatty acid desaturase family protein, producing MTDVLLHHAGSNAELARFVPDPALFRVNALRVGAALAGDWLMIAAAFAGAIAFAHPLAYACAAIVIARSQLALAVMMHEGAHGSLARSRRINDVLGQVFAAGPLWLSLRTYRAGHLKHHRAPMQADDPVALLFGVHDYPVTRRQLIGRLLAYACGIGYVTSVVKLARGEFAHALPKVRKSRAYAAWEVASMLAANGVLFGALALAGHPLLYVALWIAPSVTLLPLAGQVRAIFEHAGLPAGSDQSRNARTIGRRSWQTFLFGPHAIHFHIEHHLFARMPFHNLPIVHRQLAQRQLLPDANLYAGYGAVLRDVSVR
- a CDS encoding phosphatase PAP2 family protein; translated protein: MSTLSFRDDRRLDIRQMLAATFGMAAGLVIFFLLERGVTPRYVFATEIDARIPFIAWSWFVYVGFFPFVIALAAYARPPAFAAFKEAVLIAFVAGVVCFLLFPEIVPRPDVAEIGNAFVRHRLARMWQLDLAANGFPSLHVAVTCLACRMLADRRRLAVAAIGVLICASTLTLKQHTVADVAGGVALAAVSALWVERRSPRRRLA
- a CDS encoding ferritin-like domain-containing protein translates to MSTAGELPASRQVAHGERFDCLDAPVPRGAARVRAYLVDRIKRAAIRQLHRSTHGERWMLRMYLIGEEATECALHEDWTGQPPDWLAPRIEQHLADERRHADAFADALRVRGVTPSTKPHAPDWLSRRKIMRWRRLAQRHAPHFAQGVLVPAYATGLCAEQMAMRVLARHCATIGEAHPLYPLLARVLADETRHVRLCSDTLRRLVAPSEAAQLAALLDEIRAIEAGFGVTGALAMYAAGWVQSLRPRA